The window GTGGATCAGGCACGATTTAGCATCAATGCCGCCACGGGGGCCCTGAGTTTTACCGCTCCGCCGGACTTTGAGGTCGCCACGGATGCGAACGGCGATAATGTGTATGTGGTGCAGGTCCAGGTGACGGACAGCCAAGGGGCGAGTACCACCCAGACGATTCAGGTGACGGTGACGGATGTGGTGGAACGCGTGCCGCCTCCGATCATTCCGCCGGTGCTGGTGTCGCCCACGCCTCCACCGTCGACCGGAGGGCCGACTCCAGGACCAGGGACGGCTCCACCTGCCAGCCCCCTTACTCCGGTCGACAATGAGCCGGTCCCCACGTCAGTCTCACCCAGGCCCACGCTGTCTCCTGAAAGCACCCGTCCGATCAGCCCGGTGCCCTTGACGCTGGTGCCGCCCCCTGATCGGCCCCTGGTGAAGGTGCCTGATGAGGTGAAACACCCGCAGCCCGAGGCGGCTAAGGAAACACCGCTCGTCCTCGTCCCCGCGGATCAGGGGCCCCCGCAGTTCACCGTCTTGCCCATGGAGCCGTCTTCCACGCTGGAGCCAGAGCCTCCCGAGACCAAGCCGTCCGTGAGTGACTTGCTGCTGACCAAACTCGATGAGATGACGGGCTCGCTGGAGCAGGCCGTACGCCTGTCGGAGGCGCACCGGGACCTGGTTGCGCGGGTGACGGCGGTGACGGGCACCACCTTGTCCGTGGGCTTTGTGGCCTGGGCGCTCCGGAGCGGCGCGATCTTGGCGAGTTGTCTGGCGACCATGCCGGCCTGGCAGCACTTTGATCACCCGCCGGTGATGCGTCTCGGTCGGGGAGAACACCCCCGTCGCCGAGACGAGATGACTCGCGCAGGCCAGGAAGAAACTACGGAGTTCTCGGGCCTTACACGCGTCTTTGATGACAAGCCTCCTCTCAAGCGGACGGCCTAACCAGCAGTATTCATATACGCTTCTACTGCAACCGGCGATACGTCGCTACGATAATATCCGTCGCTCGTGGTTCGTGAAACGTGAACGGCGAAGCGTCCCTCGACAAGCTCAGCGCAGGCTTGCCGAAGGGCGTATCTCATTTCCGAATTCGGACGCATCACACTTCACGAACGAGGCTTCACGAGGTACGCGGTCAACCTGCCCGCTGCGGAATCCGGATGAATGGTTTCTTATTCACACGGTGTCGATCTTTTCTTGCAACGCCCTATTCCACTTCGCAGAGTATGCAGGGTAAGCTGTGCGGATGGCATCTCGTGCCCGATTGCGGCGCTTTTCAGTAGTCAAGCGTGTTGTTCTGGTCATCCTCGTTCTACTGGGGGTGTCCCTCGTCCTGTTAAGCGGCTATGGCGCTTTTCTCTCCAGCAGTTTGGCGCTACCGAAGAGTGATGAACACCCTCCGCTCCTGATCTATGGGGCGCCCTTTTTCCTCACGCCTGGATTGCACCCTCAGGATGCGGGTTTATTCGACCGTCTCCATCGGTTGGAATATCGACGAGTCAATGGTCGGCCACGAGCGGCTGGTGACTATGTCGTGACCAATGATGCCATCGACATCTTTCTCCATGCTCAAGAGGAAAATCGGCTGTCGGCCCGAGTCGTCAGGTTGATGCTGGCGGAGGGGATTGTCTCCGAAGTGCTCTCGATGCCCGATGGGCAACCGACGGCACTGGTCTCGCTTGAACCGGTGCTGATCAGTGGCATGCGTGGAGGAACCAGGCAGGTTCGTGAATGGATTCCTTTGAGTCGCATGCCGCCCACACTGATTCGCGTGCTCTTAGCGATCGAAGACCGTCGGTTCTTTTCCCATATCGGAGTTGATCCCATTTCGATCGGCCGTGCACTCTGGACCAATCTGACCCACGGTGCGGTCCTGCAGGGCGGCAGCACCCTGACGCAGCAGCTTGCGAAGAACCTCTACTACTCTCCTCAACGTACGATGACGCGAAAGATTCGGGAAATTGTCGCTGCGGTCGCGCTTGAGTTCAAGTACCGCAAGGAGGACATCCTCGAAAGTTATGTCAATGAGATTTATCTCGGCCAAGCGGGGCCGGTTTCCATTTATGGTATCGGCGAGGCGGCTCATCGATATTTCGGCAAGACCGTGGAAACTTTGTCGATCGAGGAAATGGCTCTGATCGTGGGGTTGATCAAAGGACCGAACGTCTACTCACCGGTCAAAAATATTGAGAATGCCACCAAGCGGAGAAATGTGGTGCTTCGCCGACTCCGGGACGAAGGTCTGTTGACGGAGGATGCCTTGAAGCGGTCGCTGAATCGACCGGTGAAGGTGGTGTTGGCTCACGATGTACTCACGGATGCTCCGTATTTCGTCGATCATCTCCTTCGAGAAATCGAAGAGGGCATCCGGCAGGAGATTCCCGAAGGCGCTCGAGTCTACTCGACGCTCGATCCTCGGGCACAGCAACTTGCCGCGCAGGTCTTGCAGCATGGACTGGCCAAACTCGAAAAGACCTACCCATCGCTGGCCGATGCGGATTCGCCGCTTCAAGGTGCCGTCGTGGTGTTGGATGTCAAACATGGACATGTACTGGCGATGGTCGGCGGGCGTGACTATCGCACGAGTCAATTCAATCGTGCGGTGCAGGCCCGTCGATCCGCCGGGTCGCTGTTTAAGCCGTTTGTCTATCTGGCAGGGTTTGAAGCGGCACGCGATCAAGGAGAGACCGGATTAACGGCTGCGACCCTACTGGCGGATGAACCGCTCACGTTGGAATCGGGCACGGGATCGTGGTCGCCGCAGAATTACGATCGACAGTACCGAGGCCAGGTCTCCGTTCGAA is drawn from Nitrospira sp. and contains these coding sequences:
- a CDS encoding cadherin domain-containing protein, with translation AAQLTYTISTGPASGRLELTTAPGVSATTFTQADLAANRVMYIHDGSETTSDSFTVTVTDGAGGSIGLTTVTLTITPVNDTPTITSNGGGATAAITVAEHVSAVTIVTGADVDLPAQALTYHISGGVDQARFSINAATGALSFTAPPDFEVATDANGDNVYVVQVQVTDSQGASTTQTIQVTVTDVVERVPPPIIPPVLVSPTPPPSTGGPTPGPGTAPPASPLTPVDNEPVPTSVSPRPTLSPESTRPISPVPLTLVPPPDRPLVKVPDEVKHPQPEAAKETPLVLVPADQGPPQFTVLPMEPSSTLEPEPPETKPSVSDLLLTKLDEMTGSLEQAVRLSEAHRDLVARVTAVTGTTLSVGFVAWALRSGAILASCLATMPAWQHFDHPPVMRLGRGEHPRRRDEMTRAGQEETTEFSGLTRVFDDKPPLKRTA
- a CDS encoding PBP1A family penicillin-binding protein gives rise to the protein MASRARLRRFSVVKRVVLVILVLLGVSLVLLSGYGAFLSSSLALPKSDEHPPLLIYGAPFFLTPGLHPQDAGLFDRLHRLEYRRVNGRPRAAGDYVVTNDAIDIFLHAQEENRLSARVVRLMLAEGIVSEVLSMPDGQPTALVSLEPVLISGMRGGTRQVREWIPLSRMPPTLIRVLLAIEDRRFFSHIGVDPISIGRALWTNLTHGAVLQGGSTLTQQLAKNLYYSPQRTMTRKIREIVAAVALEFKYRKEDILESYVNEIYLGQAGPVSIYGIGEAAHRYFGKTVETLSIEEMALIVGLIKGPNVYSPVKNIENATKRRNVVLRRLRDEGLLTEDALKRSLNRPVKVVLAHDVLTDAPYFVDHLLREIEEGIRQEIPEGARVYSTLDPRAQQLAAQVLQHGLAKLEKTYPSLADADSPLQGAVVVLDVKHGHVLAMVGGRDYRTSQFNRAVQARRSAGSLFKPFVYLAGFEAARDQGETGLTAATLLADEPLTLESGTGSWSPQNYDRQYRGQVSVRTALEQSLNVPAVRTAHRTGLASLTSLLQAFGIATPLADNLSLALGSSAVSLLQITAAYTGLANGGVVVHPVALSNLVRGGGETIWSPAVDRRQAASPQGVFLITSLLKGVVDHGTAAKARAMGVQGPIAGKTGTTDGYRDAWFVGYTPDLAIGVWVGFDDERPIKLTGAQAALPIWSDLAVRLIPRQHGDFDQPPGIVERRIDPRTGQLATAQCPEHRTEFFIVGTEPTVYCEVHGGGMLEQLKETFGFSP